ACCAGGTAGTCGTCGGCGCCGGCGTCGAGCCCGGCGATGCGCTCGGGGGTGCCGTCGCGGGCGGTGAGGATCAGCACCGGCAGGTCGTGCTGTTCGGCGCGCAGTTGCTGCAACAGGTCGAGGCCGTCGAGGCGGGGCAAGCCAAGGTCGAGCAGCAACAAATCAAAACTCTCGCTACGCACCGCATGCAGCGCCGCGACGCCATCCTGCAGCCAGTCCAAGGTGTATCCCTCGGCGCCCAAGGCCACGCGAATCCCCTGGCCGAGGGCACGGTCATCTTCGACAAGGAGTAGGCGCATGGCAAAACCTCTGTAGGAATCGGCGGCATCATGCCGGGTTCTGGCCGGGGTTATTTCAGCAAAGATGTTACGGCTCGTTGCCAACTAAGGTTGCCCTAAGGTTGGTTTTGCACTGTGAAATCTCCCACATTTGCTGAGAGCTTTTCCATGCGCAAAATTCTCCTGCTGTCCCTGATCCTCGCCAGCCCACTGGCCCTTGCCGGCCCGCAATGCACCACCGCCGAGCGCTCCCAATGGCAAGACGAAAAAGCCTTCCAGGACAAGCTCAAGGCCGAGGGCTACACCATCAGCAAGTTCAAGGTCACCGACGGCAACTGCTACGAGATCTACGGGTTCGACAAGGACAAGCGCAAGGTCGAGATCTACCACGACCCGGTCACCGGCAAGGCCGTGAAGACTGAGATCAAAGGCTGATGCCAGGCGAATCCCTGCGCCTGTGGGACCCGCTGGTGAGGCTGTTTCACGCTTCCATCGCTGGGGTCTTTGTCGCCAATTACTGCTTCAAC
The genomic region above belongs to Pseudomonas sp. S35 and contains:
- a CDS encoding PepSY domain-containing protein, whose amino-acid sequence is MRKILLLSLILASPLALAGPQCTTAERSQWQDEKAFQDKLKAEGYTISKFKVTDGNCYEIYGFDKDKRKVEIYHDPVTGKAVKTEIKG